Genomic window (Culex pipiens pallens isolate TS chromosome 3, TS_CPP_V2, whole genome shotgun sequence):
CTGACCAAAGTCTAGTGAAGAGgcgataaataaaaataaataagaattgGTATTTCAATTCATtgtttcaaacattaaaatcagAAGGTATTGTAAAAACAACCGGTTACAAAGTTTGCCATCATAAGTTTCCACAAAATCAAAGTTTAAGCGAAATaaaaattccagagttttttttaaaaggaccaataaactatagtctttcatatgtttataggacctaataaaaaaaactctataattctttattttatttctatttttttctataaagcCGCTCCAAATATATTTGGAGTTTATGTCCGTCAACTCAGGACTAAGGTGAACGGAAACAAAAACTAGAACTATGCAAATGTTCAACAATAATCACAAACAAGGCttcaagttttgttttaagtttttgtcactcAATTCTGGTTGAGGTCGAGGGAGGAAGgtaaaaaataaactcaattttaattttaaagcctgattttcaaaatttgtaagtattttttaatatttattaatattaatacATTATTTCAGTTATGCCTctgtaaaaaatgcaaaaaatcaatgcattttagacttttttaaaaatattttcgttctacattttttaaacattttgaaaagccTTTTTGTGattgaaaatgcataaataaacgtcaaactatttattttaacaattgatttttcattttctttcccgtctgatttttgggatttttgaagGAAAGGAgggacaaattttaaacaaaattaatattagcatttatcaaaatttaaaatttaaaataaagcagGAAAATTATTTCAGATTAATTTAGTTAATTGCattcaaattttatatatttttaagttttttgaatatattttgcagacgtttttttgaaaattattgtttttgaaaatatttgcagcggcttaTTATGCATAATTTATTGTTGATAAATCagttttataaaattgaaaCCTAAATTTCGTATATCTCGATAACGTACAATccatcaaatgaaaaaaaaaaaactaaggttCAATACGGAATCGATTCCGTATAGCCTTTATGCATTTcaagttcttttaaaaaactcttcatacaattttacgcgctggtaatataaaaaaacgtaTGTTGTTATGATCATCTATGTATTATCAAAGGATTTTCCTGATCaaacattcagaaaaaaaactatatacGGCAGAATACATTTTAAGAAAACTTTTTGAGAAGAAactaaacataaattttctaagttttgaATATAGGGTAGACGACCTTATTTTGGACCTATTATGCATTAGAATATTTCGCCTTGATCTCGGGATTGTTTTTTAGCTTAGTTTATGCTCAAAAAGTatactattgaaaattgaaaataatgtaaCCATTTTAATATCTaaagcatttcaagtaaaacattttttggatgctttttggacttattgaatgtattttgaaGCCATCGCTGTACCTATTTTTGACCCACActatgattggttgaaattttgacaacacGATCTGTGGCGTGCGGCGGCAACACgcatacttttgaaaaactcggtttgataaaccaaatgggcctttccaaaaatgtaaatgaggaaataataattttaaaaattaaattattttgatacatcaatatattttaatattaaaacgtgatttgattgttttgtatggaaaacattTTCGATTGTATGAATGTTTGTGCTCCCctgtgttttcttttttttttttttttgcaaatgcaatccagactcgattatccgaaggcctcggaaaaaaaatcacttcggataatcatcacatttttttcgttgtctaatttttgattgtcgagcttatgTATGACCCTTAGACTACGcttaaatgatttagaattttaaattcaaaatggcggccaaaatggtggtgatgtgatgttgaaaaatgcatttgttttaataggcaatcaataactcaaatttgaataaaattgggtcgcagaactcgaattttatgtaaaaaagaagaaaactgaaaaaaatatacaaaaaaaaattgtttttttttgttcgtgattcgattatccgaagcctcatacaaaccttcggataatcaaggcttTGGATTCTGGACTGTATCAAAAATCGAATCTTCTTAACAGAATGTAAAAGCAAATTGGAACAAAAGCTGTGAGTTAATGTTATAAATGAAACCAATTTTCATTAGAATTTTCAATAGATGTTTCATGAATcgcattgaaaaaatgaaaaaaagttttttaatttatcaatgCAATTGTGCATAACTGtattattttgtaatattttcagatatctcAATAATCGTatcatcagaattttagaaattccaGAACGCATTCacaaaaataattcaacaaataaaagagattatttaatttattttttaatattttacattGGAGATTCGAATTTGGATCGCAAATCCAAATCGCAACAAATTGATCTTCCGAGGCAGACATAAAACCCATGATCTTTAAAGAaagacataaaaatttaaagaaaaaacaaaataacaaataactcaATTCTCCCCCTAGGGTCAAGGGCAACCACTACGTGGCGACACACGGCGGCCGCGACACGGTTGACCTACCGTACGCCCAGGCCAACCGCGGCTACTCGACCGACGGCGAGGACAGCCAGCGCGCGCCCTCGGATCGCACCGTCTCGGAGTACACGGTGGCCAACGAGCGGGCCACCCCACCGACGGCTCCATCGCGCAAATCCCGCGGCGGCGTTCACAACGGCAACGGCGGCGGACCGCGGCCACTTTCTAGTCCACCGACGCGGGCTCCCCCGAGGGCACCATCGGCACTGAGCTATGACCACGGCGGTGGCACCGGTGGAGGTGGCGGCGGAGGAGGAGGTGCTGGCGAGACTGGCAGCGACATCTACGTGACCTCGGCGGCGTACAAGGCTCCGTCGGAGATAAGGTGGGTGTCTTGGCTAACTTAGGGGGAAACTGTTTGATGCTATTGTTGTCTTCTCTTCCCCACACAGTCGATACAGTGCCCACCGGAACAACCCGCAACACCACCATCACCACCCGTCGTCGCGTGGCCCTCGCAGCGTGTACAGTGTGGCCAGCACGGCCAAAACGGGACGCAGCTCGCGACGACACGGCGCCAAGGTCGAGGCCATGTCGGCGCCCAACCCGTTCTGTCCGAACGTCAAGGGCGTCTGCTGTCTGATGTTGCTCCTCAATCTGGGCCTGATCCTAGTCACGCTGGGCTTCGTGATCGTGATGCAGTTCATGGAGCCGCTGTTCGTTTGGTAAGTTTGAAGATTATCAGCGAATTACAGAAGACAGTTCATCAACGAATCTCTTTTGCAGGATTTTGGGCGTGGTCTTCCTCGTGTTTGGCTTTGCCACGTTGATTGGCAGCATGATCTACTGTGTGATCGTGTGCCGGGACGCGAAGACGCCGGAACAGCTGCGCAACGAGGACCTCTACTGGACGAAGCACTGGCAGAAGAGCATCGGCTACACGCCCCACGAGATCGACTACAAGACGGATCGGTTCGACGAGCGGGATCGCTACTCGGATCGCTTTTCGGTCAGCAAGATGAGCGGGAAGTACTCGGATCGGGACATTACCCGGTATTGATCGAGCGGCAACAGCACAACCAGTAAGCAGCTGATGAAACGATTGTTACTAAtaagatttaatttaaaacgATTTCCGTAAGTTAGTGCGcgttctaattttaaataaatcacaCAAACGAGTTGAGCAAAACGAGAATTGAAAACCACAGTCCGTagaattattaatattttactTAAGCGCCTTACTTTAGCACagtagaaaattttacaaacaaaccgGCAAGCAATATAATTCGTGTaactaaattaaaacaattatttttaaaagtaaataattcactattgttttaaaatgttataacGAACAATTAATGTAAATAATAACgaaaaagatgaaaataaactgattttaataaaactttgttgatttttttttagatccaatattcatccaaaaaatgtgtggatcattctccgccaactcacacagcagttgctcgacctctcttcgatttccttgaaactttgctctatgGGGTAATTATgttccttgatcacgaatccgtttttcagtgatttgtagctcgaaaccgAATCGAAAAAATTGCTGCCATTTCGTGATACGCAATTATCAAAAATCGGGAGACAAAttaatttatgggaaatttaatgtgcttttaaaatctgcaataacccaatgtttttttttcatttttaacaataattttgattttaaattacgtgtttttttttgtatctttgcAGGACTTTTTAGGGTATTcttcaaaattgtagagcaaacaaaaacaaaaaaatgtatttttaaacataaaggTGTTTGCAATTagcatgtgagcaattctctaccaaaaccggaaatggattttatttgtatttttttttttatcttgaaaacgaagcccttttacataaaaaaaattaggtcaaattttgttttgtatgaaatttcgattttttttctaaaaatcactattttttcaaaaaatcatgattcggccgcagattttttgaccatattactctatggctcaaaagttggggATTTTTGTAACCTaaagcatataaaaaaatctcgaagtcaaaaaatacctattttgggaaattgattgtttgtaaaaaaaaggtaataaaaaatcggcaatttttttccatgtatTTAGTTCCTCAACTGGatattcctcaacaataccaacaactttgccaaagacaccaaattgatcagaaaattcactcaatagttacagctgtttgaatatttacgtaccatttttgtatggacagctgccaaaattgtatggagacttgtatgggtgaaccaatgacac
Coding sequences:
- the LOC120430256 gene encoding uncharacterized protein LOC120430256; translated protein: MLKNIHERTVKKVKGNHYVATHGGRDTVDLPYAQANRGYSTDGEDSQRAPSDRTVSEYTVANERATPPTAPSRKSRGGVHNGNGGGPRPLSSPPTRAPPRAPSALSYDHGGGTGGGGGGGGGAGETGSDIYVTSAAYKAPSEISRYSAHRNNPQHHHHHPSSRGPRSVYSVASTAKTGRSSRRHGAKVEAMSAPNPFCPNVKGVCCLMLLLNLGLILVTLGFVIVMQFMEPLFVWILGVVFLVFGFATLIGSMIYCVIVCRDAKTPEQLRNEDLYWTKHWQKSIGYTPHEIDYKTDRFDERDRYSDRFSVSKMSGKYSDRDITRY